aattcaATCGATAAGTATGGGACATTAATCAgtgatatatttgatatattactaacaaattatttaaacaatataaattttgttGGTGATTCATGAAGGGAGCGATATTTCAGATAAAAATAGATAACACACGTTGCTACCTTCataagcatttcattgtttatatttgcatctttcctttaaatctttaaattaacAAACTGACGGATAtgttatctaaaaaaaaactgaaaaattataattctGTGCTAGGCAAATAAAGATATGTTTCTctctttttattataatttatgaACTTTTGACTTTTGGAATTTGTCAAGTTATTTCAACAATAcaagtacagtaaaactcgtttagtaagAACACGAGTATAGCGAATtatcggatatagcgaatttttttttagtccccggtaaaattcttgacaaatctttgcaaaattttacggtcATAACAAATTcggatataacaaattcatggatatagcgaactgattttgaatcTTGTAGAGTTGAATAATAAcagaattttaaacttttataacgaatttctttactGGTAAAAAAGTTTGCACTCGCATTTAATATCATAGTTTGAATAATGAATTGACTTTCATATAAATGTTATCAATTCACAatccgattattaaaggtatcaaagtaatgtatttttattttaagccccAATTAGCAAAAActatagtctggtgaaagaagacatgtatatagtgaatttgctattggtttttttttacgaattcgttatacggatatacgAATTACAGATAAAACtaagtaaatccattggtccctagaattcgctataaccgagttttactgtatagtgcggggttttttttttttttggtgattcatgaTTATGAGGGAGcgacatttaagaaataataaataagCCGCGTTGCTACCTTCATAAGCATTTTATTCTTTGTATTTGTATCTTTTCTTTGaagcttaaaataaacaaaccgGTGGGCAtgtgttcttttcaagaaactGGAAATCAGTTGCTAagaaaagaatatttatttgtCTCTTTTTGTACGAAAGCCTTCAGAATTTGACAAattaaaagatacatgtacattacagatttaaaaaatgaaacaaaatgctTAGATGTCCAACAAGAATTATATTACACAAACATTATTGCTATATGTCTACTGCTACCTATATTAAATAGAATAGGTTGATATCCAACGAAAAACGCATCAAGATGcatgcaattaaaataaataacaatgaaaaaGTAATATAAACTTAAATCAGAGTTATATGTATTGTACAAGATTACTTTGCAGGTTCATATGAGTCTAAAATTGAACTGAGTCAACGAGGAACGACATCTGATAAATGTTCAGATATCAAGTCAGATACTGCTGAAATGTCAGAGGTAATTGAGAAGATAGTAACCTGCTCCTATAGTGATAAATCCGTATATAAATTAGGAAATAAACTGACCGTCAGCAGTATGCAACGTGGAGTCATGCAAGTATTCGAGATCACCCCTTTAGGTATGATTTTCTTATTTCAGTTACCATTTGTGAGTTAAGTAAACAGATATgtttaatgttaacaaaaattaaaaactatcATATTATCATTATCGTAATTATATATGATGTAAAGTTCTTTAAGGGATGAAAAGAacaatattgttttcaataattgcAAATAGATAAACATTGAATTGGCAGAACAGCAATGTTTGATCTTACTGATTTTTTCAGGATTTTCACAGTTTGATCAAGAATTAATTCAGAATGTCTCAGATTTTCCTGCATCAAAAGCATTAGACAACGTATTGGAAACTTATTACCATTCTGAATCAAAAAGTAAAGCGTCATGGTTTTTGAAATTGAACGAAGTCAAAGTTGTAAAATGGATTCTTATTTCGATCAGAGGAGGTAACAATTTCTATACGGTTGGCTttccatatatacatgtatatgcatacaCTACATAgaaaatatggttaattttatttatttaagtatttaaaaCAATCAATGCCAAGTTGGAATACTAATTATGTATTGTATTCAAATACAGAAAATTCTTCCCTGAGGGACTAGTCATATTTAGCACGCAAAAAATGGGTAAAACATGATATATGTCTCACACGTCAGGTCATTATGAAATACATCTCAGTGTTGGAAACACCGCCATGACTTTGGCTACCAGGTGCAAGGCATTTGAATTACCTGGAATAATACAACCACAGCAGACAGCAATAGAATGCGACGCAGCACTAAGTGGGGATACATTTATAGTGAAAAAGATAGATGATGGGCCATTGAGACTGTTCGAGGTGTATCCTATAAGTAAGTGTGTTCGTTTTTTCTCGCTACCGTCTGACATTAAAGATACTGACCAACTAACTACTTGGTAATCGATATTTTAAgtataatttgaacattttatctCAGAAAGAGACTAAATAAAGGGGAGAGTATTATCGTTACtcataatatgtaaaaatacaatttgCTTGATTCATATAGTTTGTCtggtttttgttttatacaattctTCAGTGTAAGCTATCACGTGATAGCTTACACTGAAAATTCAACGTATTGAGgtgtgatacatgtaattaatgaatttatatacagtcaataaaattaaatggaaCATACTTTTACATTCAATATCAGTATGCCCTTCAAATCACTTCGGACCAAACTGTGCAAGATGTCGCAAGAGTTGTCGGTCCTGTGATTCTATCACTGGGGTGTGTGTCCAATGTAATGGTTCGTTCTACGGAGAGTATTGTCAACACAGCTGTCCAGAAAACTGTCTGAATACGACATGCGACCAACGGACGGGGTCTTGTAATGGTTGTGTGGATCATTACAGAGGCAAAACCTGCAAGGAATATATTGGTACGTTTGTATGAATAAcatatgtagataaataaaaatatctgaGCGTTTGCATCAGTAAAACGACCTCATCAATGAACAATATCTGTTTTAAATGCCTGTAAAACTATTCAAACGATTCTTATTACAATCTCTACTTAAGATTTAAAAGCAGTAAACAGTTTGTTCAGCATTGACTTATTTGAACACTTACTGCTTTAGAGCCGAATACAAACAGAAACACACTTCGTTGTAATCACTCGTTTGTCACGTGTGAACAAAACATCAAGGTGTGTATGCTATGTACCTCGAGTTTGATGCTTGAAAAGTGCAAATATAGCTGTGAAGAAATCTGCTCTGGAAGCTCCTGTCTGGAAATAGTAGATAACGAAACAGTTCGACAGTGTGGTAAGGAGGTTTTGTTTCGTTTATTTAGCCAAGTTTGatcatatgttttatttataacagGCACCTGACGTCTGAAGCATTGTACTTTGAGGACCGTATTTCCATGTCACGTTGTGACATTTGGGGCAGTACAATGGTCGAGGCAACACTGTGCATTACGTATGCGGACGCACTTAGTGGGCACTGAGTACATCGGGAATTACCCTGGTCTGAGGGCGGATACCACCGAAGATACCGATACCGGGACCTTGGCAGcatgaactctctctctctctctctctctctctctcattttaatttattttgtatgtatgcacatattttttttaaatttagaattgtaaaattaaaaaaaagtgttttactGATCAAGCTAAAGTGTGTGATGACAATGTAatatttactagtatattaATGATTGCTGAACTTCATATTTGCAAATATGGCTAACAAAAAACTACATAACATTGTTAATTCTAAAACATGACGGTGTTTGTTGTTAATTGCTCTTTTTATAAAGCACCAAAATAAAATGTGtgttcttgtttttcttttttataaatacatgtatatcttgctagatttgaatttttagagaaaaaatattaagcACAAATTGTtctatttaaatttattcacatttttgttAAGTGCTGGAATTAtagaacatgtacatttaacGCGCTTAATTATCTTCTGGAAAAGGGCTGTGTTCAACAAACTGTTGACATAATGGGATTAGTCATTTCACTTAGACGTCAAAGAGGGAAAACCATTACTACATACGTAAGAGTACGAGAGAGCAATGCACACTTTTGACCGTAACTGAAGACAGTGCATAGTACCATGTTTGTacaaataaattatcaatgtaaataattaaagaaacgCATTCGCTATGATCAACATAACAATTgagttgatacatgtattactttttaCAAGATCATTCAATTTTTCTCCCATTTAACGTTTTTG
This genomic window from Crassostrea angulata isolate pt1a10 chromosome 8, ASM2561291v2, whole genome shotgun sequence contains:
- the LOC128158539 gene encoding uncharacterized protein LOC128158539, with protein sequence MKGSNALEIICLILFIKIPVKAYEIREAYQSSTNGSYVASLGCDGDMDTFSLTNYGDNESWSVVLDNIYKITWIFIRIRAGSYESKIELSQRGTTSDKCSDIKSDTAEMSEVIEKIVTCSYSDKSVYKLGNKLTVSSMQRGVMQVFEITPLGFSQFDQELIQNVSDFPASKALDNVLETYYHSESKSKASWFLKLNEVKVVKWILISIRGGNNFYTVGFPYIHVYAYTT
- the LOC128158540 gene encoding cell death abnormality protein 1-like translates to MSHTSGHYEIHLSVGNTAMTLATRCKAFELPGIIQPQQTAIECDAALSGDTFIVKKIDDGPLRLFEVYPIICPSNHFGPNCARCRKSCRSCDSITGVCVQCNGSFYGEYCQHSCPENCLNTTCDQRTGSCNGCVDHYRGKTCKEYIEPNTNRNTLRCNHSFVTCEQNIKVCMLCTSSLMLEKCKYSCEEICSGSSCLEIVDNETVRQCGKEVLFRLFSQV